One Asterias rubens chromosome 8, eAstRub1.3, whole genome shotgun sequence genomic window, GGAAGTCTCCTCGGGGATACATCCGTCCAGAAAACGGGTTAATTGCTTTTAATACAGGAAAACGGTGGCACACGCACTTGTTGTAAAAGCAAGTTaaaagcaagcaaacaaacaaaattaatatgttCGCTGTTGTTGTTAAATGGTGTTTTCATTTCGTTAATGGAAATGACACAATATTTCTCTTAAATGCTTCTTTCTGCACACGAGCTTTAAGACGTTGCCAAAATTCGGCAACGAGTAAAGCAAAGAGCGGGTATTTTGAATAGGTTGTTCTTAGCATTGATGGGAAAGTGACATCGTGAACATTATGATGACAGTCATCATAAATCATGACAACAAAAATCACCTTAAATGATACTTCATTATCATGAAGGAGAAATGTGCACCGTAACGCTTATGCTGGTCAAAATTACCATTCTAAATTGGTGTTAATCGAAAAGACAGATGATACAATTACACGTAGGTTCTAGATAACAGTTCCTAGAAACTTTAGTAACCCCGCCGGCAATTGGTTGTTTTGAGCAAGAATTTATTAGAATTCCAGTGGTTATTTGATTTTGGTGCCTCTACTCAGAACCTTCTAAAGTTGTTTCCGAATCCGAAACAATAACTGAAGTGTTTTTGAGCATGTATATCATTACATAGGTTTCCGATTAAAAAAGCTGCCCACGTTTTTGAAAAATCGTTTTAATTTGATACATGCCGATTCTCGCAGTTACATTTGCATTCATTTTGTAACGTGTTAAAATTGTCATACATGTCTCAATGACGTTGTTCCATGCCCGGTTTCGGTTTGTGTGTGTAATGTATTATATGGATAGTTTAGTAAAAACATCATCTATCGGTTTGATCGAACGTAGTTCCTTTGAATGATTGTCTGTGTCGGATCGTGTAAAGCAAGCAAGACATCCAGTGACCTGACATTTTTCATTGCTTACCCATTCGGGCTTCTCTTGCGCTCGCTACATTGTCCCATCTCAGAATATTAGCCTCCCTATAAGTTTAAATTGTTTCGTTTGACGAAGAGCCAAATAATGCATACAATGATGTCAGTAACTTGATTTGGATATCTTTTGAGCCAATATTGTTAGGGCTAGGTTCCGTCTGCATCATTTATTCAGATGGGTAAATATTCAGCCTCCGGTTCATGTTACATATATACATCTGTCAATGAACTCTTATAGTTAAACGCAAAGAGGAAAATGGCGAAAGCCATCACCAGGAAATCAGATCCCAATAGGTATTAAAGGCACTTctggaattgtcaaagaccagtatcctcacttggtgaatccagtACCCTCACTTGGTGTGAACGCTTttgctcaattagtcatcaatattgaaagaaataatgagagaaaaaaatactaTCCTTGTTGCCAGGCATTTGTGCTCCATCAGATGCCTGCATGCAAAAAGCTTCATGCtttgtcagattcaaattttgtagTGACGATTTACCTCTTCTGCACACTATTTAAAAAAGGGGttgtttaaacaatgttttataaatcaacagctctccggtGCTCTTCAACAAAAAAGTTGTCATggtaaaaaattttttaaagtaTACCAGCTTAAAGAACCCTTCACTTTGAGTCAATAATATAAGTGTATAAATATTGAGTGATCTGTACTTTCGGTTGCAGTTAACGCCGAGTGCAATTTCACGCTCGTGAATCCCTctttaaaatgtaatttctcGTGATTAAATACCCTCGCGATATTGATGAGTTTACACATGTATATCAAGTTGCCCCTTCACTCAGATCCCACACATCACAGACTATATGCAAACACGACCTTCAGAAAAGAAATTGCATATCCCAAAAATTCCCGTACACGTATTCTAGCAAAGCCCTATGAATACAAAACCTTTCCCATTACTCATATGATGGACTATTCACAAGCTGAGCTTCTTCTTTGATCAATTCCGTATTATTTGTCACACCTTCTCCCTGTTTCAGTTTCTTATATTcccactttttaaaatgtgttagcTATTATATTACCATGATTAGCAAATCTCATTATAAATACAGGCGTAACAAACAGTAGTTACTAttgattatttataataatcatAACGTTAATAACGTTATTCATCATCTTTTTGACTTGTTAAGAGCTTAATGACAAATACACTCGTTACTTTGTGTCAGAGGCGTGTTTGATTGGTGTGCCACCGTGAAGGTCGCCATTTAAGATGAAACTTATGTTGAACCGTTCTGTTGTGACTTTGTTTTATACGTCTCCAGCATGGATGAGCCCATTTTGTGAAATGGCGTGGCGCGAAATGGCAGCCATTCTAAGTTATCCAACAAGGCGCCCGAAATGCAAGGACAGCACATTACAGCGCATCATATAAAGTTAGGACAATTCAAAAATTTGCAGCGAAGTTGATTTGTCCCTAGAGTGTCAATTTATTGACTTATTATCACTCAGGAATGTCCACGCACCAATATTAGTGGTACACACCTGGGCGACCATGATGAAATATTCAAAAGTGCTATgccaaactcaacattttgtcAATCCAGTATAGCGTTTTGTACCGAAGCAGATTTTAAACCGAAGCCAAGAACCTGACATTCGCCGACATGTTATAGTGATGTTCCTTCATTTCTATTTTCACATTTAACTCGTGCGGAACCAACTGAGGTTTTAAATAACTCCTAATGAGGAACTCACtcgttttgttttctgtaatcGTATTGAGTACAATACTTATACTACAGTCAACCACTCACCGACAACCGTTGTCACAGTAATATCAGGGATCAGCACCCGTCCCTTGATGACACCACGCAGATCGCTGTGCAAGATGACACATTTCGGAGCAGCCCTGCAATATTTAGGTTACCCTCTGGTTGCAATAAGGTGATGTTTAtgtgaaaataaatacaatactgATGTCCTGAAAGGTGATATGTATTAAAGGGCATCTTGGGGGGCGGGGTGACGTTTGGCCAGAGTGTCAAgataacaaaacagaaaagtcAAAATAAAAGTTGATATTTtagtattaacttaaaatgtAAGAAAACAAGAATTTGAAACACCGCTGCTGGGTTTTagtacataaaaacaaattgcatattattattCCACACGTCCGCGCCCGCCACGACCAGAAATCTGTCACGAATATTGATTGTGATAAACACGAAGCTACATTGTCGTTTTCCCCAAGTCATTTGCCTCTTCAAATGGTTGTGTGTCTGAATTGTGGTTTGTTTAAAGCGTAAATCCAGTAACATTTAGTGAACTCTCATCTGATATCATCCTCGGGGGTTGACTTTCAACTGCACTTCTCACTGCTTCCTCGTGTCACATGTGTTTGTGTATAGACAACCGTAAATCACACCATAAAAGAATGGATTTCAAATGCAGCTTTGAAAAGATCAACAAAACTGCGCCATAATTATGATAATATCACTCTAACAGTTGAGTTTTATACTGTTCATTTGACATACAAAATagtgtttttaaatattgtcaAGTTTCGTATATTCGATCATGACAACATGAGCGGTTTACATATATAGTTACCGTGATGTACtgtgcatcttcatcaaaaATGGACTCATTTATCTTCATCTTGTCATGCCAAGTGaaatttttgtatacatttgtcatttgtgttttagttttataTGTATTGCTGTTAACATTCCCATATCTAACAAGATGATATTGAAAGCTGAGATCTCCCCATGTCAAAAATAGTTTGTGAATCTCTTAAATAGTAAAAGCTGTTCACTTCAATGCATGTATGTTGACGTGGAATGATCATTTCGCCTCGTGATGCTGACATCTCGGTTTTAGATTAATCGACCCTGTTCTGAGGAGAAAAATAGTAGCTTATATTAGAACATTTGGTCACACCATAATCTGGATTCGTGATTTGAATTCGCTTATCCTACTTCAATGCATCGAGCTTGAACGGGATTTGACCCATAAACGCATAGGCTGAAAATGTGCATTACATCAAGGCAGGGCGAAATTACTTGCTGTATGATCAACCACccaccccccctcccctaaaAAAAGAGGGGAACAAATAATGCCCTTAGTAAAGAAGCCACCTGCATGATGTACCAGTCTTTGACGGCTATAACAAGAAGACATCAAAAATTGAATATTGCACACTTGTGGCCATCTGCCCATTTTTGCCACTTCTCATCAATGTGGGTTATAATACAATTATAAGTGCATAGTCACGACCGGACTGCAGTGTGTCATTCTGTTTGGATTATGGTGCTGTTGGAACGCAAACATTTGATAAGCGGTAAAATTAATGCCGGTACACAGCTGCAAGGAACTTGTACTGTTGCAACCAGCTATAAATTCAGAAGACCAAATATGATTTATATGTTAATTTGGGCTCACATATCTTCTcgtttctttgaattggaattTTCAAGTTTATAAAAACGCACAGGGGCTTATCTATCTTCCATCAAACGAAACATGtttatggaaaaaaaatttcaaaaccATGAATAAGAAGTACATATTAAGTGCAGAAATACATACAGGTAAAATTCATTGAAAGCAATCTAGACTAACTTGATTGTGGTGTTtctccttgaaaaaaaataggtGGGTGAAGTAGATTCGCGGCATTtgaaatgtgttattttattcattcaaGTTAAGATTTCCATCTATAAGCTGTAAACTTTGCAAAGTTAATGCAATAATCTGTACAAAACttgaaaaacatattttggATGTAAATTCTGATATTTTCTATATCCCCGTAAGTATAGTGAAAATACATTTATCTCATTTGGGACTGCTTGTATTTATCAGCAATACATAAAGATGTGTCTAGCATTAGTGATTACCTCCGATTTACTTGTAGATACATGATCTTGAATTCAACTGTCAACGTTTCACCACGAAACTGTAAATCCGTGGGCTGTGTTTACAATGTGTGGCAGTAACACTATCGTTTTGGATGGCAATGTATATCAATGTAGTGTGCGGCGAGTGCAGAGTTCTCCTTGAACGAGAAAGCACACCGGCACTGGAGAGCACTCCAGTGAGTATTGTCTAGAAATTGAAGCCATTTTAATGGAGACAACCAAAGTGTAGATGCTGAAAATGTACTGCATGAAACGTCGAGGCTTTACCTTAAATAAAATGACCTTTCCCCTGAACATCATATTTTACCCCTCATATAGAATTAATGGCATTACCAAGGTGACACTGCAACATCTGCTGAGATAAATCTTCCATTCAGAGTGGCCGATGAAATATTCATCTGGAAGACCATCGTTGCATGTTGTAAGGTCCGAAGGCGTTTGGTGTATCTTACCTTTAATACATAATGGGACTTGACCGATTTTCTTGCAACATGGAAGTGAACTATATGCCTTTTAAGTTATCATCAACCCgtaaaaaaaagtgcaatgacGGACATGATATCATATTAAGGTCTACTTAACGGTTTGATCGGCACTGATGATTTTCTTTTCAACAAACAGTCTTGCTTGATCAGAAAGTCCTCAAATCCTCCCATGTACTCAGGTTACGTGTCATGAAATAGCAACCTTACTCCCTAAAGCACGGGACCACTCAACTATATATATAAAACAGTGAATTTTCACGTACACATCATGAGTGCATTGTGTGAAacgtttttgaaatattatacaaatttgtttgtttcgagAAGTTTGCAAAATAGAGttaatgtttaaaacaaattgctttCATGCACACAAATATGTAAATGGCAATTAACCTGCCTTAATCAACAACCGCAAAGTATAGCCTTTTCAAATCGATTGTTGATAAATAATATGGAGCGAAGATGAGCAAGTAATATATATTGTTTGTCTGTGAAATCGAGAACGATAATAATGTTTCTATTCGAACAATATTAACCCATTATTAGTTGATGTTGGTGGTTGTTGTttatggttgttgttgttgttgttttgtgtatCGTACGCAAGATTTGACTGGGTAAAATGGAATTAAATTTCTCCCTCTTGGTGAAAAAATAGTGCCTACTAAAGGTGACGTGTTAACATGCACATTTTAAACTGGAAGGTTTCGCCTTCTTCAGTTCGTATAAAATTGACTCAACAGCGTTATCTCAGTTATCATACCTGAGGCGCGGCACGAGCGTGTAGACACGTTGCACCATTGCCCCGAGTAGGTAGTGGACGATGAAAGGTACTCACACCATTAAAATTGTAACCtgtttattattcaaaattatGGGGACCTAAGAATGAAAGTGAGGTTGATTAAAGGTAATACTTTTCGGATACTTAGTTCCCCGCAGGCATCAGATCTAGGCATTGATTGTACGTTTTTCTATACacaacaaaagtttgtttgacGTTCTAAAACTAAAAGCTTTTTGATAAAGTAAATTtataagaaagaaagaaaaaacaatattaGCTCTCGGGTTTTGGAAATATTTTGTACTGAAGCCACAAAGACAATTAGGGTGAACTCAAGGTGAACTAAGAAGTAGAAGTATCTCAACGTATGGATAATTTAACTCCATGTCATtgtcattttcaaacaaaagtactactgttttgggtttttttttttcaattgttttgaataCACCTACTCATTTACGTTGTTAGCTTTAGTTCAACACAATATTAAAACACTCCTGAAATGAATTCTAAAGCGTGAAATTAAACATGAGTTTGGTACACGAGTAGGCCTCTGGGATCTGAAAGCACTGCCTTGGGTCACATTGGCCAACTTGTGTCCTCCTAATGGCGTCTTCTCCCTacaggttattttttttatctgaacTACAAAATGTCTTTTTGAAATATATCTTAGCTCGCACAATGATCGAGGTTGGTGCCGGGGGCTAAACACAATATGATCCACACGTTGTTTGTCATTTCCGTTGTAGTTAAATGAGAGAACGGGTGTTTCTTTGTACACAGTGACTGGTCGAGACATTTTCTTGGCACGACATGATACATGATCTAATATAAAGCTAATCATCTTCGCGTAAGATATTATTATACCTTTAAGTGTAAACCACACCTATCGTTGATTGACACAATAAAGCATTTACCTCAGCAACCCTTTCTCAAATGTTACTCCTGTGAACAATTTTGAGAGACAATTATTGTCACTCAGGCTGAGcgtatatttaaatgaaacacaTGTCTATATGCTGTTCTACAATATCACTTTTTACACTAATGCTTCAACGCTGAATTTTACCCGTTATGGGATTgccaaataattatattaacatCTTGTACACCTGATGCTTTTAAGCATTATTATTATCCAGCAAAGCCTATTAAAAGATACTCGTTCGACAATATCGTAGCAACCACTAATTCCCAGTGAACGCCCTCAACCAAATACGTCATAACATTATTATCTTTGGCATAGTCCATAAATGCTGATATATTATTGCGTGTACATAGTACATTGTTTAACATCTAAATGTTTGGTTTGTATTGGTACGGGGTAACATTTAATTGTAAATACTTGAAGAAGCAATTTCGAATACACTTTTAGTAAACTAAGAACATGCTGTGTAGTAGAAAGCCTGAACGTTTTTAAAGTTCTTAAAAGTACTAAAATGCAAATTGAAATTCTTTATCCtacgccaaaaaaaaaaaaaaaaatatatatatatatatatataaaatcatGTTTGAAATCAACCCGTTTTGTCATGCAAGCAACGGCAGCATGTATACATGCACACACCAATTTCTCGTCTCTGTGGATTTGTTGAAATTGGCGCCACGGACTCCGGCAAATCCCCACCTTAGGGCTCGTTATTCTAGACTAGATTCTAGACCAGTCTACTCAAAGGTTGGTTGGCTCGAGAtctgattgagcccaaatcgCCCAAACTACTCTGCAAATTGTTTTGACAAATCTGTTTGAATGATGCCATAAGTTCTGTCATCAGACGCCCCACCCCCTTCTGATTAAAGAGGGAACTTTGAACGAGCTCATTCAGATTTAACGAACCTATATATTGACCCACAGTCCATATGACCAAATCAATTTTGGTTGTGTCAGGGGGGGGGGCGCAGTTTATACTAACAAGCGGGCATTTTTGGCAATGCGAACGTGTTTACAAGCCCACCATTTACATTTAATCTGACGCGTGTTGTGACGTCATGCGAGGGATCAGTAGCCAAATATATTTTCTGGAGGAAAAGTACGTTGGTTTGATTTGCTTTGTTTACCACAGCGTCTGCTGTAAACATTTTCGACGTTTTCTTGTTTTCACAAGCCATTTCGATCAAGTTAAAATGTTGATTTGGAGAAAACTTAATTATTCTGTGGAAGATTGCTGCGTAGATTTATCTTGGTTAAACAATTTGTATCTGTTAGTTGCGTCAGGCAGTTTATCAaagaataggcctatgtttgtaaataaaattgtaGTATTCgtttaaacaacaaaatgaaacgACATAAAGGCAGTGTGTTGCACATTTCCTATTACTCAGTGTTAGAGCCGAAACAGTTTCAAGATTGGAACACGTATACCTGTACTTTCAAATGAAACGATTTTTTCCGGCGGTACATTATCGCCGTGTGTAAATTTTAAGTACACAAGGGCATGCAGCAGGCGCGGTGACTGCAATACACAAAGCGAATAGCAGGCTGGGTATCATTGGCAGAAGTGCGCATGTCTGCCAGTCAATCACAAATTCTGGCTGCTGAAAAAGAGGATGCTGCGCGCCTTAACCTCCCAGTGTGATGTCCAGCACGGAGAAAGCGAACGTTTAGGGCTCGAGCACTGCAAGTACGATCCACTCCTTTTGATATTCACGAGTGACATCAAAAGTTTGAACATGGCTGTTTACAACTATTCTAACTTCTCTGCAATAAGAGCTAATTGTGATCCGGAGCTTTATAGAAATATCACGTATGACTTTGTGGAGGACTGGACTTATCACGAGGGACAAATCTTCTCCATAACTGTTCTTTTTCCTATTCTGCTCTTGCTTGGTTTGCTTGGAAACTCCGCTTTTATTTTTGTGGTGTATCGTCGACCTGAGATGCGGACCGTCACTAACTGGTATTTGACGAACTTAGCAGTTGCAGACATATTATTTTTGGTCAGTGCAATTGTTGATAAGATTTGGTTATATGCCAAATCGCCGGTGCCAGGGGACGATAGTCCACATGGACCAATTGCATGCATTGTGATATCCCTTCTGGCAGATCTGACCTATTTTGCTTCTCTCTGTTTCATCACTTTGGTGTCTTTCGACCGTTTCTTGGCCGTGCGTCGTCCGCAGACCTCCAAACGAAGACGGACCAAGAATGCAGTGCCGACTAGCGTCGGATGCTGGGTGTTCGCCTTCTGTGTTGCGGCCTGTCTGATTCCTTCAAGAAGCAAATTTGTCAAGTACTGTCTCGATTGGCCTCCGGGAGATGATAAATACAAAGACTGGCCTTTAGAAATGTACGTTTGCAGATCACACAATATTTGGGTGGATAAGTTCATCAATGTAATCCAAACGGTACCGTTCTTTTCTGCGTTCGCGCTGAATGTGTTTCTCTACATCAACATCATTCGAA contains:
- the LOC117293850 gene encoding somatostatin receptor type 5-like is translated as MAVYNYSNFSAIRANCDPELYRNITYDFVEDWTYHEGQIFSITVLFPILLLLGLLGNSAFIFVVYRRPEMRTVTNWYLTNLAVADILFLVSAIVDKIWLYAKSPVPGDDSPHGPIACIVISLLADLTYFASLCFITLVSFDRFLAVRRPQTSKRRRTKNAVPTSVGCWVFAFCVAACLIPSRSKFVKYCLDWPPGDDKYKDWPLEMYVCRSHNIWVDKFINVIQTVPFFSAFALNVFLYINIIRSLDRSIQNLGHHGMSQDKNVAMRNQIAKMLVVNGVVFFCCLFPFELMCLFQVIKSLQGPDVLPLKTEELLYEISRVLAYINSVANPLIYTLLSHRYRASFKAAFMCRGNISQRGSRRTENDAAHNNEFRTSSLRGQNATRDEIL